A region of Pongo pygmaeus isolate AG05252 chromosome 15, NHGRI_mPonPyg2-v2.0_pri, whole genome shotgun sequence DNA encodes the following proteins:
- the RPL36AL gene encoding ribosomal protein eL42-like — translation MVNVPKTRRTFCKKCGKHQPHKVTQYKKGKDSLYAQGRRRYDRKQSGYGGQTKPIFRKKAKTTKKIVLRLECVEPNCRSKRMLAIKRCKHFELGGDKKRKGQVIQF, via the coding sequence ATGGTCAATGTACCTAAAACCCGAAGAACCTTCTGTAAGAAGTGTGGCAAGCATCAGCCTCACAAAGTGACACAGTATAAGAAGGGCAAGGATTCTTTGTATGCCCAGGGAAGGAGGCGCTATGATCGGAAGCAGAGTGGCTATGGTGGGCAGACAAAGCCAATTTTCCGGAAGAAGGCTAAgaccacaaagaagattgtgcTAAGGCTGGAATGTGTTGAGCCTAACTGCAGATCCAAGAGGATGCTGGCCATTAAGAGATGCAAGCATTTTGAACTGGGAGGAGATAAGAAGAGAAAGGGCCAAGTGATCCAGTTCTAA
- the MGAT2 gene encoding alpha-1,6-mannosyl-glycoprotein 2-beta-N-acetylglucosaminyltransferase, with product MRFRIYKRKVLILTLVVAACGFVLWSSNGRQRKNEALAPPLLDAEPARGAGGRGGDHPSVAVGIRRVSNESAAPLVAAAPQPEADNLTLRYRSLVYQLNFDQTLRNVDKAGTWAPRELVLVVQVHNRPEYLRLLLDSLRKAQGIDNVLVIFSHDFWSTEINQLIAGVNFCPVLQVFFPFSIQLYPNEFPGSDPRDCPRDLPKNAALKLGCINAEYPDSFGHYREAKFSQTKHHWWWKLHFVWERVKILRDYAGLILFLEEDHYLAPDFYHVFKKMWKLKQQECPECDVLSLGTYTASRSFYGMADKVDVKTWKSTEHNMGLALTRNAYQKLIECTDTFCTYDDYNWDWTLQYLTVSCLPKFWKVLVPQVPRIFHAGDCGMHHKKTCRPSTQSAQIESLLNNNKQYMFPETLTISEKFTVVAISPPRKNGGWGDIRDHELCKSYRRLQ from the coding sequence ATGAGGTTCCGCATCTACAAACGGAAGGTGCTAATCCTGACGCTCGTGGTGGCCGCCTGCGGCTTCGTCCTCTGGAGCAGCAATGGGCGACAAAGGAAGAACGAGGCCCTCGCCCCACCGTTGCTGGACGCCGAACCCGCGCGGGGTGCCGGCGGCCGCGGCGGGGACCACCCCTCTGTGGCTGTGGGCATCCGCAGGGTCTCCAACGAGTCGGCGGCTCCCCTGGTCGCGGCAGCCCCCCAGCCCGAGGCGGACAACCTGACGCTGCGATACCGGTCCCTGGTGTACCAGCTGAACTTTGATCAGACGCTGAGGAATGTAGATAAGGCTGGCACCTGGGCCCCCCGGGAGCTGGTGCTGGTGGTCCAGGTGCATAACCGGCCCGAATACCTCAGACTGCTGCTGGACTCACTTCGAAAAGCCCAGGGAATTGACAACGTCCTCGTCATCTTTAGCCATGACTTCTGGTCGACCGAGATCAATCAGCTGATCGCCGGGGTGAATTTCTGTCCGGTTCTGCAGGTGttctttcctttcagcattcAGTTGTACCCTAACGAGTTTCCAGGCAGTGACCCTAGAGATTGTCCCAGAGATCTGCCGAAGAATGCCGCTTTGAAATTGGGGTGCATCAATGCTGAGTATCCCGACTCCTTCGGCCATTATAGAGAGGCCAAATTCTCCCAGACCAAACATCACTGGTGGTGGAAGCTGCATTTTGTGTGGGAAAGAGTAAAAATTCTTCGAGATTATGCTGGCCTTATACTTTTCCTAGAAGAGGATCACTACTTAGCCCCAGACTTTTACCATGTCTTCAAAAAGATGTGGAAACTAAAGCAGCAAGAGTGCCCTGAATGTGATGTTCTGTCCCTGGGGACCTATACTGCCAGTCGCAGTTTCTATGGCATGGCTGACAAGGTAGATGTGAAAACTTGGAAATCCACAGAGCACAATATGGGTCTAGCCTTGACCCGGAATGCCTATCAGAAGCTGATCGAGTGCACAGACACTTTCTGTACTTATGATGATTATAACTGGGACTGGACTCTTCAATACTTGACTGTATCTTGTCTTCCAAAATTCTGGAAAGTGCTGGTTCCTCAAGTTCCTAGGATTTTTCATGCTGGAGACTGTGGTATGCATCACAAGAAAACCTGTAGACCATCCACTCAGAGTGCCCAAATTGAGTCACTcttaaataataacaaacaatacATGTTTCCAGAAACTCTAACTATCAGTGAGAAGTTTACTGTGGTAGCCATTTCCCCACCTAGAAAAAACGGAGGGTGGGGAGATATTAGGGACCATGAACTCTGTAAAAGTTATAGAAGACTGCAGTGA